The Parashewanella spongiae genome has a window encoding:
- a CDS encoding MATE family efflux transporter yields MYQLLFSKQHNQRLWSLALPIIISNISVPLLGLVDTAMIGHLSAAYYLGGVALGSTIISMSTWLLGFLRMSTTGLTAQAHGQQDVQEQCKLLVQGAVLAFFLGLIVVLLQKPMLSMAMSLSAASEQVEFYCRQYVSIRIWSMPIVLLNLVMLGWLLGRRLPSVAMWQLIIANSVNIVLDAWFILGLGWDVAGAAWASVGADITAFLVATFMVYRQLSALRFNQFKLLIKQVFTSGYQKIISLNANIFIRSLCLQLTLTFMTFYAAIYGDSTLAANAVLLNLLMLISYGLDGIAYYAEVEVGQAYGKRAWVQLREAVVLSWFWSAVMAIIFALLFLSFGSSLVSLLTNITKVKYIADQYLIWLALMPLWSFGCYLFDGVYIGAAKGAQMRNSMIFSTVLVFFPFWYVLQDFGNHSLWAALSAFMLSRSATLGIHFVYQKGFQNESSPS; encoded by the coding sequence ATGTATCAACTGCTTTTTTCTAAACAACACAATCAAAGACTGTGGTCGCTGGCGCTACCTATCATTATTTCAAATATCAGCGTTCCATTATTGGGTTTAGTTGATACTGCCATGATTGGCCACCTTTCTGCGGCTTATTATTTAGGTGGTGTCGCGCTTGGGTCAACCATTATTAGTATGTCAACGTGGCTGTTGGGCTTTTTACGTATGTCGACGACAGGTCTCACAGCACAGGCTCATGGACAACAAGATGTACAAGAACAATGTAAGTTATTGGTACAAGGAGCTGTTTTAGCGTTTTTTCTAGGTCTTATTGTTGTATTGCTGCAAAAACCGATGCTTTCTATGGCGATGAGTCTTTCTGCCGCTAGTGAGCAAGTGGAATTTTACTGCCGCCAATACGTTTCGATTCGCATTTGGTCTATGCCAATTGTATTACTCAATTTGGTTATGCTCGGTTGGTTATTAGGAAGACGGTTGCCCAGCGTAGCGATGTGGCAACTCATTATTGCGAACTCAGTCAATATCGTGCTGGATGCATGGTTTATTCTTGGGTTAGGCTGGGATGTTGCTGGTGCGGCTTGGGCATCGGTGGGAGCGGATATCACGGCTTTCCTTGTTGCTACTTTCATGGTTTACCGCCAACTTAGCGCCCTAAGGTTTAACCAGTTCAAATTGTTAATTAAGCAAGTTTTTACTTCTGGTTATCAAAAGATCATTAGTCTGAATGCCAATATTTTTATTCGCAGTTTATGTCTGCAATTGACTTTAACTTTTATGACCTTTTATGCCGCCATCTACGGTGATTCAACATTAGCCGCCAATGCGGTGTTATTAAATTTATTAATGCTTATATCTTACGGTCTAGATGGCATAGCTTATTATGCTGAAGTAGAAGTCGGTCAAGCTTATGGAAAACGAGCATGGGTTCAACTTAGGGAAGCCGTCGTATTATCTTGGTTTTGGTCGGCGGTTATGGCAATTATCTTTGCACTTTTATTTCTTTCTTTTGGTTCGTCACTTGTCAGCTTGCTGACGAATATTACCAAGGTGAAGTATATCGCCGATCAGTACCTCATTTGGCTAGCCTTAATGCCACTTTGGAGTTTCGGTTGTTATTTATTTGATGGCGTATACATTGGGGCAGCTAAAGGCGCACAGATGCGAAACAGCATGATATTTTCTACTGTATTGGTCTTTTTTCCATTTTGGTATGTACTGCAAGACTTTGGCAATCATTCACTTTGGGCTGCGCTCAGCGCCTTCATGTTGAGCCGAAGTGCCACACTGGGTATACATTTTGTTTATCAGAAGGGATTTCAAAATGAATCATCGCCAAGTTAA
- a CDS encoding polysaccharide deacetylase family protein yields MLRNFILASLLMVAKFVNAAVILQYHNVSTTTPAVTSVTPEQFAEHMEYLADNKFSVIPLSELVSAIKNKQILPDKTVAITFDDGYRNIYENAHPILQKMGFPYAMFIAIEPIERKFAKMMSWEQIITITNEGGAEIMNHSYSHDHLIRLNEGETKKQWLERIRKNIVDTEKKIAEKTGDNFKILAYPYGEYNHDITTLITELGYAAVGQQSGAAGVYSELTALPRFPIAGAYASLKQLKTKLNSLNMPIVKQVPLEPQITAAQHRPVLKLTLEMTDIRASQMMCYISRQGAKKPTWLSDNELEISADKDLSAGRSRYNCTVPSKTKNGYYWFSHTWIKPKANGEWLAE; encoded by the coding sequence GTGTTGAGAAATTTTATCCTAGCCTCGTTGCTCATGGTAGCAAAATTCGTGAATGCCGCTGTGATTTTGCAATATCATAATGTGTCGACAACCACGCCTGCTGTGACCAGCGTGACTCCAGAGCAGTTTGCAGAGCATATGGAATACTTAGCCGATAATAAGTTTTCGGTTATTCCTCTTAGCGAACTGGTTTCTGCCATTAAAAATAAACAGATTTTGCCCGATAAAACCGTAGCCATCACCTTCGATGATGGTTATCGAAATATCTATGAAAATGCGCATCCTATATTGCAAAAAATGGGTTTTCCTTATGCCATGTTTATTGCTATTGAGCCGATTGAAAGAAAATTCGCCAAAATGATGTCATGGGAGCAGATCATCACTATTACGAATGAGGGCGGTGCTGAAATCATGAATCACAGTTATAGTCACGATCATTTGATCCGTCTTAACGAAGGCGAAACGAAAAAACAGTGGCTTGAACGGATCAGGAAAAATATTGTTGATACCGAGAAAAAAATCGCTGAAAAAACCGGTGATAACTTTAAAATACTCGCTTATCCCTATGGCGAATACAATCATGATATTACCACTTTAATCACTGAGCTTGGTTATGCCGCTGTTGGTCAGCAATCCGGTGCAGCAGGTGTGTATTCTGAATTGACGGCACTGCCACGCTTCCCAATTGCAGGTGCTTACGCGAGCTTGAAACAACTTAAAACTAAGTTGAACAGCTTGAATATGCCGATCGTGAAGCAAGTGCCACTTGAACCACAAATCACCGCGGCTCAACATCGGCCTGTGTTGAAATTAACCTTGGAAATGACAGACATTCGAGCCTCACAAATGATGTGTTATATATCCAGGCAAGGCGCTAAAAAACCGACTTGGTTAAGTGACAATGAGCTTGAAATCTCGGCAGACAAAGACTTGTCAGCTGGTCGCTCTCGATATAATTGTACTGTGCCAAGTAAAACCAAAAATGGCTATTACTGGTTTTCGCACACTTGGATCAAACCCAAAGCAAACGGTGAGTGGTTAGCAGAATGA
- a CDS encoding GNAT family N-acetyltransferase: MIWQIKTFNELTTHELFEILKLRSDVFVVEQNCVYPDLDEKDRHSQTHHVMLLDDHNRLMGYSRVLAPGQSYPEASIGRVVINPDNRGNGLAQRLMQKSIAVVQQQWPDTAIQIGAQEYLTQFYQNMGFQPISEMYLEDGIPHRDMLYLTT; the protein is encoded by the coding sequence ATGATCTGGCAGATAAAAACTTTCAATGAACTCACGACCCATGAATTGTTCGAGATATTAAAACTTCGTTCAGATGTATTTGTTGTAGAGCAAAACTGTGTATATCCCGATCTAGATGAAAAAGATCGTCATTCACAAACACATCACGTGATGCTATTGGATGACCATAATAGGTTAATGGGATATAGCCGTGTGCTTGCTCCGGGTCAAAGCTATCCTGAAGCGAGTATTGGTCGTGTTGTTATTAATCCTGATAACCGTGGAAATGGATTAGCTCAAAGATTGATGCAAAAATCGATAGCAGTCGTTCAACAACAATGGCCTGATACGGCGATTCAAATTGGCGCACAAGAGTATTTGACTCAGTTTTATCAAAATATGGGATTTCAGCCGATATCTGAAATGTATCTTGAAGATGGTATCCCTCATCGAGATATGTTGTATTTAACTACTTAG